The Osmia bicornis bicornis chromosome 12, iOsmBic2.1, whole genome shotgun sequence genome includes a region encoding these proteins:
- the LOC114874999 gene encoding kynurenine aminotransferase, producing MKPIMYNLCFFLMLARISISGTFKGKVSVSALRNIQSYSPVMSKFDLPDRLKGNEKSVWVEYIQLALKHKPLNLGQGFPDFHAPENVTKALAATATSDNPLLNQYTRGFGHPRLVNVIAKLYSKLLNRTLDPQNEILVTVGAYQALYATLQGHTNPGDEWIIIEPFFDCYVPMVQTAGGVPRFIALKPKSSNGPLSSSDWVFDKQELESLFNEKTKGIIINTPHNPVGKVFTLDELQFIANLAKKWNTLVVSDEVYEWLVYEPYKHIRIATLPDMYERTITIGSAGKTFSVTGWKLGWAYGPAHLLYNLRVVHQNCVYTCNTPVQEAVAIGFEQELERFGQPDCYFVSLAKELQPKRDYMATFLSDVGMSPTIPEGGYFMVANWTALKDKVKLEEETDENKDYRFTKWMTKNVGVQGIPPSAFYSREHKHLGEDNVRYCFIKKDENLKQAAEILMKWKSQQ from the exons ATGAAACCTATTATGTACaatttatgtttctttttG ATGCTAGCTAGAATTTCTATTTCTGGAACATTTAAAGGAAAAGTTTCTGTATCTGCGCTaagaaatattcaaagttATTCTCCTGTGATGTCTAAATTTGATCTGCCGGATCGCTTGAAAGGCAATGAAAAATCAGTATG GGTTGAGTATATTCAGCTTGCTTTAAAGCATAAGCCATTAAACTTGGGACAAGGTTTCCCAGATTTTCATGCTCCTGAAAATGTAACAAAGGCTTTAGCTGCTACAGCTACAAGTGATAATCCTCttttaaatcaatatacaaGAGGATTT GGTCATCCACGTTTAGTAAATGTCATTGCAAAATTGTACTCTAAACTTCTAAATCGTACTTTAGATCcacaaaatgaaattcttgtAACTGTTGGGGCTTATCAAGCATTATATGCTACATTACAAGGTCACACAAACCCTGGTGATGAGTGGATAATTATTGAACCTTTCTTTGATTGTTATGTACCTATGGTTCAAACTGCAGGTGGAGTTCCAAGATTCATTGCTTTAAAACCA aaaagttCAAATGGACCTCTTAGTTCATCAGATTGGGTATTTGACAAACAGGAGTTGGAGAGcctttttaatgaaaaaactaaaggaataataattaataccCCGCATAATCCTGTAGGAAAAGTATTTACTCTAGATGAATTACAGTTTATTGCTAATTTAGCTAAAAAATGGAATACTCTGGTGGTATCAGATGAGGTGTACGAATGGCTCGTTTACGAACCATATAAACATATTAGAATCG CTACGCTACCCGATATGTATGAGCGCACAATAACCATAGGATCTGCTGGTAAAACATTCAGTGTTACTGGATGGAAATTAGGATGGGCCTATGGTCCAGCACATTTACTATATAATTTACGAGTTGTTCATCAAAATTGTGTGTATACTTGTAATACACCAGTCCAA GAAGCAGTAGCGATTGGGTTTGAACAAGAATTGGAAAGATTTGGTCAACCGGATTGCTACTTTGTTAGTTTAGCTAAGGAACTGCAGCCAAAGCGGGATTACATGGCGACGTTCCTTAGCGACGTAGGAATGTCTCCAACAATTCCAGAAGGTGGATATTTTATGGTTGCCAATTGGACGGCTCTGAAAGATAAGGTTAaattagaagaagaaacagaTGAGAATAAAGATTATCGGTTTACAAAGTGGATGACGAAAAATGTCGGAGTTCAAGGAATACCACCGTCCGCATTTTACAGTCGTGAACATAAACACTTGGGGGAGGACAACGTACGATATTGTTTCATAAAG AAAGATGAAAATCTAAAACAGGCAGCTGAAATCTTAATGAAATGGAAATCTCAGCAATAG
- the LOC114875006 gene encoding E3 SUMO-protein ligase NSE2-like — MAQSQHEKEELYDSYTKAAASIISYYEMPERKEKLKELRDIVQNNCVQNERLKAAKDVKKRLLDLYGLEDDDHGQTDPEQIIQEYKEAISKINVDVSNDKKLIEFDKHVEALSDKVEDDGDTDAEIQISGGYINVIDPITKKRIVDPVKNTICGHTYDRDSITEILKCNKKTRCPVVGCKNNEFVKISHLRVDIVTKTYLEKNPA; from the exons ATGGCACAGTCTCAacatgaaaaagaagaattgtATGATTCTTATACAAAAGCTGCAGCTAGTATCATTTCTTATTATG AAATGCcggagagaaaggaaaaattaaaagaactaAGGGATATTGTGCAAAATAACTGTGTTCAAAATGAAAGATTAAAAGCAGCAAAAGATGTGAAAAAACGATTATTAGACTTATATGGTCTTGAGGATGATGACCATGGACAGACTGATCCTGAACAAATTATCCAA gaATATAAAGAGGCCATATCAAAAATTAATGTGGATGTATCAAATGATAAAAAGCTTATAGAATTTGATAAACATGTAGAAGCATTATCAG ATAAAGTAGAAGATGATGGTGACACAGATGCAGAAATCCAAATATCAGGAGGGTACATAAATGTAATTGATCCAATTACTAAAAAAAGGATTGTTGACCCTGTAAAAAATACTATATGCGGTCATACTTACGATCGAGATAGCATTacagaaatattgaaatgcAACAAGAAAACAag GTGTCCTGTTGTAGGTTGCAAAAATAAcgaatttgtaaaaatatcgCACCTTCGTGTAGATATTGTAACAAAAACATATCTTGAAAAAAATCCTGCATAA
- the LOC114874997 gene encoding uncharacterized protein LOC114874997 isoform X1 produces the protein MFILTFVWIALIISTGKARRSVDGLNLDISSWSPFLFKEPDEFPNYDITRWVRRLHLQQCAIVEIGEGFCALFVELRSIPSESKVLDNSGVGEFFLGICPCFTLHTWSLCSFELTSQRKGDCTFNEATPYSNTSARVHRRLCDVTLLVENATNCNCSITIAGQALYKTKGFPTCFLNPLPESLCSPRNVCGIARCSGTTIKGIHTPQCATNCHQRQPFCEEIGPWTSIPTEINSLWSRWSSPKCNNTCGNGFMVAVASCQDQVTGKPAIDCIGPGSFCCPDSIGKCYCEVNIVDGIMRVARFTEPCISTEGCTPSDVGTFTFEGEHDPGGSIDFEEAYENDDRERFEDTLYYSESVRAGKRHLLQAYSHRSMLEYESRENRPSNENLKNERGYRSLLRSRLNGDAGYDAQVQEEDNEEDEEKDEDNPDYDEEEDEEEEDETIGFRGSAKGRRSPRKHIREAKSDYRAIGHEGRPEVDELEKAPMEIRSVTEECDDDSTEPLQYYDYDAGGNAVLNIRAAFALKLVTVNILLWFSWH, from the exons ATGTTTATACTCACGTTTGTATGGATAGCTTTAATTATCTCCACTGGAAAAGCTCGCCGTAGCGTTGACGGACTTAATTTGGACATTAGCAGTTGGAGCCCGTTTCTGTTCAAAGAACCAGATGAATTTCCAAATTACGATATAACACGTTGGGTGCGACGATTACATCTGCAACAGTGTGCCATCGTAGAAATCGGCGAAGGATTTTGTGCT ttGTTCGTCGAATTACGTAGCATACCTTCGGAATCAAAGGTTCTGGACAACTCTGGAGTTGGAGAATTCTTCCTGGGTATCTGTCCCTGTTTCACGCTTCACACCTGGAGCTTGTGCTCGTTTGAGCTGACCAGCCAAAGGAAAGGGGACTGTACTTTCAACGAGGCTACTCCATACTCAAACACCAGTGCAAGAGTTCACCGGCGATTATGCGACGTGACATTACTTGTCGAAAATGCAACGAACTGTAACTGCTCCATAACGATAGCTGGCCAAGCGTTGTATAAGACAAAAG gATTTCCTACGTGCTTTTTGAATCCGTTGCCGGAATCTCTGTGCTCGCCGCGCAACGTTTGCGGCATTGCAAGATGTTCCGGTACCACGATCAAAGGAATACACACTCCTCAATGCGCCACTAATTGCCATCAGAGACAGCCA TTCTGCGAAGAGATCGGACCATGGACTTCAATTCCGACGGAAATTAACTCCTTATGGTCGCGCTGGTCTTCTCCGAAGTGCAACAACACGTGCGGCAATGGTTTCATGGTAGCCGTAGCATCGTGCCAAGATCAAGTAAC CGGAAAACCAGCTATAGACTGTATCGGTCCAGGATCATTTTG TTGCCCGGATAGCATCGGTAAATGTTACTGCGAGGTAAACATCGTCGATGGAATTATGAGAGTGGCCAGGTTCACAGAACCTTGCATTTCTACCGAAGGGTGTACCCCAAGCGACGTTGGAACGTTCACTTTCGAAGGAGAACACGATCCTGGTGGCAGCATCGATTTCGAAGAAGCTTATGAAAACGATGATCGTGAAAGGTTTGAAG ATACGCTTTACTACTCAGAATCGGTACGAGCAGGAAAGCGTCATCTCCTGCAAGCTTACAGTCACCGTTCCATGCTGGAATACGAGTCACGCGAAAATAGACCATCAAACGAAAACTTGAAAAACGAGCGTGGATATCGTTCCCTTCTCAGAAGTCGATTGAACGGTGATGCCGGGTATGACGCCCAAGTGCAAGAGGAGGATAACGAAGAGGACGAGGAGAAAGACGAGGACAACCCCGACTACGACGAGGAAgaggacgaagaagaagaagacgagaCG ATCGGCTTCAGAGGCTCCGCGAAGGGTCGTCGGAGCCCGAGGAAACATATTCGCGAGGCGAAGTCCGATTACAGGGCGATTGGCCACGAGGGTAGGCCAGAGGTCGACGAACTCGAGAAAGCGCCGATGGAGATCAGATCCGTTACGGAGGAGTGTGACGATGATTCCACGGAACCGCTGCAGTATTACGATTACG ATGCAGGAGGGAATGCAGTATTAAATATACGAGCTGCGTTTGCCTTGAAACTGGTAACAGTGAACATTTTACTCTGGTTCTCTTGGCATTAA
- the LOC114874997 gene encoding uncharacterized protein LOC114874997 isoform X2, whose amino-acid sequence MFILTFVWIALIISTGKARRSVDGLNLDISSWSPFLFKEPDEFPNYDITRWVRRLHLQQCAIVEIGEGFCALFVELRSIPSESKVLDNSGVGEFFLGICPCFTLHTWSLCSFELTSQRKGDCTFNEATPYSNTSARVHRRLCDVTLLVENATNCNCSITIAGQALYKTKGFPTCFLNPLPESLCSPRNVCGIARCSGTTIKGIHTPQCATNCHQRQPFCEEIGPWTSIPTEINSLWSRWSSPKCNNTCGNGFMVAVASCQDQVTGKPAIDCIGPGSFCCPDSIGKCYCEVNIVDGIMRVARFTEPCISTEGCTPSDVGTFTFEGEHDPGGSIDFEEAYENDDRERFEDTLYYSESVRAGKRHLLQAYSHRSMLEYESRENRPSNENLKNERGYRSLLRSRLNGDAGYDAQVQEEDNEEDEEKDEDNPDYDEEEDEEEEDETVNEDEEAADHYDYDAGGNAVLNIRAAFALKLVTVNILLWFSWH is encoded by the exons ATGTTTATACTCACGTTTGTATGGATAGCTTTAATTATCTCCACTGGAAAAGCTCGCCGTAGCGTTGACGGACTTAATTTGGACATTAGCAGTTGGAGCCCGTTTCTGTTCAAAGAACCAGATGAATTTCCAAATTACGATATAACACGTTGGGTGCGACGATTACATCTGCAACAGTGTGCCATCGTAGAAATCGGCGAAGGATTTTGTGCT ttGTTCGTCGAATTACGTAGCATACCTTCGGAATCAAAGGTTCTGGACAACTCTGGAGTTGGAGAATTCTTCCTGGGTATCTGTCCCTGTTTCACGCTTCACACCTGGAGCTTGTGCTCGTTTGAGCTGACCAGCCAAAGGAAAGGGGACTGTACTTTCAACGAGGCTACTCCATACTCAAACACCAGTGCAAGAGTTCACCGGCGATTATGCGACGTGACATTACTTGTCGAAAATGCAACGAACTGTAACTGCTCCATAACGATAGCTGGCCAAGCGTTGTATAAGACAAAAG gATTTCCTACGTGCTTTTTGAATCCGTTGCCGGAATCTCTGTGCTCGCCGCGCAACGTTTGCGGCATTGCAAGATGTTCCGGTACCACGATCAAAGGAATACACACTCCTCAATGCGCCACTAATTGCCATCAGAGACAGCCA TTCTGCGAAGAGATCGGACCATGGACTTCAATTCCGACGGAAATTAACTCCTTATGGTCGCGCTGGTCTTCTCCGAAGTGCAACAACACGTGCGGCAATGGTTTCATGGTAGCCGTAGCATCGTGCCAAGATCAAGTAAC CGGAAAACCAGCTATAGACTGTATCGGTCCAGGATCATTTTG TTGCCCGGATAGCATCGGTAAATGTTACTGCGAGGTAAACATCGTCGATGGAATTATGAGAGTGGCCAGGTTCACAGAACCTTGCATTTCTACCGAAGGGTGTACCCCAAGCGACGTTGGAACGTTCACTTTCGAAGGAGAACACGATCCTGGTGGCAGCATCGATTTCGAAGAAGCTTATGAAAACGATGATCGTGAAAGGTTTGAAG ATACGCTTTACTACTCAGAATCGGTACGAGCAGGAAAGCGTCATCTCCTGCAAGCTTACAGTCACCGTTCCATGCTGGAATACGAGTCACGCGAAAATAGACCATCAAACGAAAACTTGAAAAACGAGCGTGGATATCGTTCCCTTCTCAGAAGTCGATTGAACGGTGATGCCGGGTATGACGCCCAAGTGCAAGAGGAGGATAACGAAGAGGACGAGGAGAAAGACGAGGACAACCCCGACTACGACGAGGAAgaggacgaagaagaagaagacgagaCGGTGAACGAGGATGAGGAGGCAGCTGACCATTACGATTACG ATGCAGGAGGGAATGCAGTATTAAATATACGAGCTGCGTTTGCCTTGAAACTGGTAACAGTGAACATTTTACTCTGGTTCTCTTGGCATTAA
- the LOC114874994 gene encoding elongation of very long chain fatty acids protein AAEL008004-like: protein MSLASWYHYLNTEAADVKTNDWFLVSSIVPIILITSAYLYFVLKCGPRYMENRKPYSFKTFIRLYNIFQIVTNSMIVYHTFEAGWYRDYFVYCTPIDPTITPTAMKFAHISWYVLALKVFDYTETVLFVLRKKHRQISFLHLYHHVTTVFVAWVFVKYSPNGMAITVPLVNCGVHVIMYTYYFLASFGPNVQQYLNVIKPGITIIQMVQFVILLAYLTTAFVPGCKDVKMMSGIVMVDLSINFYLFYQFYQETYKKPKRS, encoded by the exons ATGAGTTTAGCAAGTTGGTACCATTACCTCAATACGGAAGCTGCCG ATGTAAAAACGAATGACTGGTTTTTGGTAAGCTCTATTGTGCCTATAATTCTCATCACATCCGCGTACTTGTACTTTGTGCTAAAATGTGGGCCAAGATACATGGAAAACAGAAAACCATACTCTTTCAAAACCTTCATCAGATTGTATAACATATTTCAAATTGTGACGAATAGTATGATCGTGTATCACACATTTGAGGCTGGATGGTACAGAGATTACTTTGTCTATTGTACACCGATAGATCCGACTATCACACCTACAGCTATGaag TTCGCCCATATATCATGGTACGTGCTAGCCCTAAAAGTTTTTGACTACACCGAGACGGTGTTGTTCGTGCTGAGGAAGAAACACCGACAGATATCATTTTTACATCTGTACCATCATGTAACGACAGTGTTTGTTGCATGGGTGTTTGTAAAATACTCGCCTAATGGAATGGCGATTACGGTTCCGCTGGTCAATTGCGGAGTACACGTGATAATGTACACTTATTATTTTTTGGCATCGTTTGGACCAAACGTGCAACAATACCTTAACGTAATTAAACCTGGCATCACCATCATTCAAATG GTGCAATTCGTCATATTGTTAGCATACTTAACGACTGCATTTGTTCCTGGTTGCAAGGACGTTAAAATGATGTCCGGAATAGTAATGGTGGACCTAAGCATCAATTTCTATTTGTTTTATCAATTCTACCAGGAGACTTACAAGAAGCCAAAGCGTTCATAA